A DNA window from Nerophis ophidion isolate RoL-2023_Sa linkage group LG13, RoL_Noph_v1.0, whole genome shotgun sequence contains the following coding sequences:
- the LOC133564515 gene encoding solute carrier family 25 member 36-A isoform X2, whose amino-acid sequence MSQRDTIVHLFAGGCGGTVGAILTCPLEVVKTRLQSSSISFYVSEVQLSTVNGASVARMSPPGPLHCLKLILEKEGPRSLFRGLGPNLVGVAPSRAIYFAAYSTAKEKLNSVLEPDSTQVHMVSAGMAGFTAITATNPIWLIKTRLQLDARNRGERRMNALECVRRVYQSDGLRGFYRGMSASYAGISETVIHFVIYENIKRRLLEAKAPQNMDEQDEVSKDASDFVGMMLAAATSKTCATSLAYPHEVIRTRLREEGTKYRSFFQTLTTIPKEEGFRALYRGLTTHLVRQIPNTAIMMCTYEFFVYILNG is encoded by the exons ATGAGTCAAAGAGACACCATAGTTCATCTTTTTGCCGGAGG ATGTGGGGGCACCGTTGGAGCCATATTGACTTGTCCACTGGAAGTCGTGAAGACACGTCTGCAGTCATCATCAATCAGTTTTTATGTGTCCGAGGTTCAGCTGAGTACCGTTAATGGGGCAAGTGTGGCCCGCATGTCCCCACCAGGTCCCCTGCACTGCCTCAA ATTAATATTAGAGAAAGAAGGACCCCGCTCACTCTTCAGAGGCTTGGGACcgaatttggtgggtgtggcacCTTCCAG AGCAATCTACTTTGCTGCTTACTCAACAGCCAAAGAGAAATTGAACAGTGTGCTGGAACCTGACTCCACTCAGGTTCACATGGTCTCAGCTGGAATGGCAG GTTTTACAGCCATTACTGCAACCAATCCAATATGGCTTATAAAGACCCGTCTACAGCTGGATGCCAG AAATCGAGGAGAGCGACGGATGAATGCGTTGGAGTGTGTGCGGCGTGTGTACCAGTCAGATGGCCTACGGGGCTTCTACAGGGGGATGTCAGCCTCCTATGCGGGCATCTCGGAGACTGTGATCCACTTTGTGATCTATGAAAACATCAAACGACGTCTTTTGGAGGCCAAGGCCCCCCAGAACATGGACGAGCAAGATGAAGTATCCAAGGATGCATCAGACTTTGTGGGGATGATGCTTGCTGCTGCCACTTCCAAGACCTGTGCCACATCCTTGGCTTATCCTCATG AAGTGATCCGCACAAGACTACGCGAGGAGGGCACCAAATATCGCTCCTTCTTCCAGACTTTAACAACTATTCCCAAAGAGGAGGGTTTCCGAGCTCTGTACCGCGGCCTCACCACACACTTGGTACGCCAGATTCCCAACACCGCCATCATGATGTGCACCTACGAGTTTTTCGTTTACATCCTGAATGGCTAA
- the LOC133564515 gene encoding solute carrier family 25 member 36-A isoform X1, giving the protein MFLDTFTRLILGNPLSFYCVASVLVSLILPDSRKGVSTGVLMRNVSGESTAAMDGTSSAFLRCGGTVGAILTCPLEVVKTRLQSSSISFYVSEVQLSTVNGASVARMSPPGPLHCLKLILEKEGPRSLFRGLGPNLVGVAPSRAIYFAAYSTAKEKLNSVLEPDSTQVHMVSAGMAGFTAITATNPIWLIKTRLQLDARNRGERRMNALECVRRVYQSDGLRGFYRGMSASYAGISETVIHFVIYENIKRRLLEAKAPQNMDEQDEVSKDASDFVGMMLAAATSKTCATSLAYPHEVIRTRLREEGTKYRSFFQTLTTIPKEEGFRALYRGLTTHLVRQIPNTAIMMCTYEFFVYILNG; this is encoded by the exons atgtttttagacacatttactaggttaattctgggaaatcccttatctttctattgtgttgctagtgttttagtgagtttaatattacctgatagtcggaagggtgtctccacgggtgtcttgatgcgcaatgtctcaggggagtcgacggcagctatggacggcacaagctcagcttttctccg ATGTGGGGGCACCGTTGGAGCCATATTGACTTGTCCACTGGAAGTCGTGAAGACACGTCTGCAGTCATCATCAATCAGTTTTTATGTGTCCGAGGTTCAGCTGAGTACCGTTAATGGGGCAAGTGTGGCCCGCATGTCCCCACCAGGTCCCCTGCACTGCCTCAA ATTAATATTAGAGAAAGAAGGACCCCGCTCACTCTTCAGAGGCTTGGGACcgaatttggtgggtgtggcacCTTCCAG AGCAATCTACTTTGCTGCTTACTCAACAGCCAAAGAGAAATTGAACAGTGTGCTGGAACCTGACTCCACTCAGGTTCACATGGTCTCAGCTGGAATGGCAG GTTTTACAGCCATTACTGCAACCAATCCAATATGGCTTATAAAGACCCGTCTACAGCTGGATGCCAG AAATCGAGGAGAGCGACGGATGAATGCGTTGGAGTGTGTGCGGCGTGTGTACCAGTCAGATGGCCTACGGGGCTTCTACAGGGGGATGTCAGCCTCCTATGCGGGCATCTCGGAGACTGTGATCCACTTTGTGATCTATGAAAACATCAAACGACGTCTTTTGGAGGCCAAGGCCCCCCAGAACATGGACGAGCAAGATGAAGTATCCAAGGATGCATCAGACTTTGTGGGGATGATGCTTGCTGCTGCCACTTCCAAGACCTGTGCCACATCCTTGGCTTATCCTCATG AAGTGATCCGCACAAGACTACGCGAGGAGGGCACCAAATATCGCTCCTTCTTCCAGACTTTAACAACTATTCCCAAAGAGGAGGGTTTCCGAGCTCTGTACCGCGGCCTCACCACACACTTGGTACGCCAGATTCCCAACACCGCCATCATGATGTGCACCTACGAGTTTTTCGTTTACATCCTGAATGGCTAA